The following are encoded in a window of Kitasatospora sp. NBC_01250 genomic DNA:
- a CDS encoding potassium channel family protein translates to MEPTYRRAARRLPRAAQQAGPRPARPARLGLMDSPPRAARWPRLLLAAGAPLLLVVFFTIPLGSFGPEHPALSWTVLALLLTALAGLLLREIQLLMVGSRRGRPGLGIPLLSLVALLVFAAAYLSLARDPGEFKGLSTRIDALYFTVVTMSTVGYGDIAPLGQSARVVVMLQILYTLVFLTAGATAVGQYLRGRLGDRARQRHPGGPADEHQPDEHRPKEHGPG, encoded by the coding sequence ATGGAACCAACCTACCGGCGGGCCGCCCGCCGCCTCCCCCGGGCGGCCCAGCAGGCCGGGCCCCGCCCCGCCCGGCCCGCCAGGCTGGGCCTCATGGACTCGCCGCCCCGTGCCGCGCGCTGGCCCCGGCTGCTGCTGGCGGCCGGTGCGCCACTGCTGCTGGTCGTCTTCTTCACCATCCCGCTCGGCTCCTTCGGCCCCGAGCACCCCGCGCTCAGCTGGACGGTCCTCGCCCTGCTGCTGACCGCCCTGGCCGGGCTGCTGCTGCGCGAGATCCAGTTGCTCATGGTGGGTTCCCGGCGCGGCCGGCCCGGCCTCGGCATCCCGCTGCTGAGCCTGGTGGCCCTGCTGGTCTTCGCCGCCGCCTACCTGTCGCTGGCCCGCGACCCCGGCGAGTTCAAGGGCCTGTCCACCCGGATCGACGCCCTCTACTTCACCGTGGTCACGATGTCGACCGTCGGCTACGGCGACATCGCCCCGCTCGGCCAGTCGGCCCGGGTGGTGGTGATGCTGCAGATCCTCTACACCCTGGTCTTCCTGACCGCCGGCGCCACCGCGGTCGGCCAGTACCTGCGCGGCCGGCTCGGCGACCGGGCCCGGCAGCGGCACCCCGGAGGCCCGGCCGACGAGCACCAGCCCGACGAGCACCGGCCCAAGGAGCACGGACCCGGTTGA
- a CDS encoding MOSC domain-containing protein, with protein sequence MESSAFVRSVNIGSATLTGFSDVGSTGIDKRPVSGPIEVVAPVSGSALAGDAICDLRHHGGPDQAVYAYAWEDLLGWAPELGREVGPGVFGENLTTEGLEVNGALIGERWQLGSSLVLQVTVPRIPCRTFAGWLGERGWVKRFTQRALPGAYLRVLTPGAVRAGDPVRVLHRPAHGVTVATVFRALTLEPELLPLLLDVPELPEATRERVRQRTAARGA encoded by the coding sequence ATGGAGTCGAGCGCGTTCGTCCGGTCCGTGAACATCGGGTCGGCCACCTTGACCGGGTTCTCCGACGTGGGGAGCACCGGGATCGACAAGCGGCCGGTCAGCGGCCCGATCGAGGTGGTCGCACCGGTTTCGGGCAGCGCGCTGGCCGGTGACGCGATCTGCGACCTGCGCCACCACGGCGGCCCGGACCAGGCGGTCTACGCCTATGCCTGGGAGGACCTGCTCGGCTGGGCCCCGGAGCTGGGGCGCGAGGTCGGGCCGGGGGTGTTCGGGGAGAACCTGACCACCGAGGGCCTCGAGGTGAACGGCGCGCTGATCGGCGAGCGCTGGCAGCTCGGTTCGAGCCTGGTGCTGCAGGTGACCGTGCCGCGGATCCCGTGTCGCACCTTCGCGGGGTGGCTGGGTGAACGGGGCTGGGTGAAGCGCTTCACCCAGCGGGCGCTGCCCGGCGCCTACCTGCGGGTGCTCACGCCGGGGGCCGTGCGGGCCGGCGACCCGGTGCGGGTGCTGCACCGGCCCGCGCACGGGGTGACCGTGGCCACCGTGTTCCGGGCGCTGACCCTGGAGCCGGAGCTGCTGCCGCTGCTGCTCGACGTGCCGGAGCTGCCCGAGGCCACCCGGGAGCGGGTGCGGCAGCGGACGGCGGCCCGAGGCGCTTGA
- a CDS encoding alpha/beta hydrolase yields MRGVRWRVQPGGARAVVLVLHGGQVASTVPASPWQPAAVRMRGFVAPLLRATDGQRPAVGLVRYRYRGWNGERADPAEDVVAVLDGLVAELGPVPVVLLGHSMGGRAALRSAGHRAVTGVLALAPWCPPEDPCEQLAGRTLVTLHGDRDRVTDPAATVDFAARARQAGARVAGIEVAGGDHAMLRRSRDWHLAAARLTAALLGVRPAPPEVAAALDLVGADRDGLRIPLPHGRRPVSSGAPNSSGAPKAR; encoded by the coding sequence ATGCGCGGGGTGCGGTGGCGGGTACAGCCGGGCGGGGCCCGGGCGGTGGTGCTGGTGCTGCACGGGGGACAGGTGGCCAGCACGGTGCCGGCCAGCCCCTGGCAGCCCGCGGCGGTGCGGATGCGCGGCTTCGTGGCGCCGCTGCTGCGGGCCACGGACGGGCAGCGGCCGGCGGTGGGTCTGGTGCGCTACCGCTACCGGGGCTGGAACGGTGAGCGCGCCGATCCGGCCGAGGACGTGGTGGCGGTGCTGGACGGGCTGGTGGCCGAGCTGGGACCGGTGCCGGTGGTGCTCCTCGGCCACTCGATGGGCGGCCGGGCGGCGCTGCGGTCCGCCGGGCACCGTGCGGTGACCGGTGTGCTGGCGCTCGCGCCCTGGTGCCCGCCCGAGGACCCCTGCGAGCAGTTGGCCGGCCGCACGCTGGTGACCCTGCACGGGGACCGCGACCGGGTGACGGATCCCGCCGCCACCGTGGACTTCGCGGCCCGGGCCCGGCAGGCCGGTGCGCGGGTGGCCGGGATCGAGGTGGCCGGGGGCGATCACGCGATGCTGCGCCGCTCGCGGGACTGGCACCTGGCAGCCGCCCGGCTGACCGCGGCCCTGCTCGGGGTCCGCCCGGCGCCGCCCGAGGTGGCGGCGGCTCTCGACCTGGTCGGCGCGGACCGGGACGGGCTGCGGATCCCGCTGCCGCACGGTCGGCGGCCAGTCAGTTCCGGCGCACCGAACAGTTCCGGCGCACCGAAGGCACGGTGA
- a CDS encoding chaplin, whose protein sequence is MKDFRRAIALACATGALVLGGAGAASADNSATAVGTAIGSPGILSGNVIQIPVNIPINLCGNSIDVIGLLNPAFGNTCTNG, encoded by the coding sequence ATGAAGGACTTCCGCAGGGCGATCGCCCTCGCCTGCGCCACCGGTGCGCTGGTGCTGGGCGGCGCCGGTGCCGCGTCGGCCGACAACTCCGCCACTGCCGTCGGCACGGCGATCGGCTCGCCCGGCATCCTGTCCGGCAACGTGATCCAGATTCCGGTCAACATCCCGATCAACCTCTGCGGCAACTCGATCGACGTGATCGGCCTGCTCAACCCGGCCTTCGGGAACACCTGCACGAACGGCTGA
- a CDS encoding sensor histidine kinase gives MIQDLWRRLSPTARHRLALLVPVAYALLESWLLDRDTVWWKNALNCVAALGLLLRLRYPVVSMLLAVPGTFFTESWLAPITALYSVTAARRRPLVPVLCASAFALADYFTWSVSGQNSGIDPIALTQTNGLAMMQSLLLGTAPVALGMLARTRRELTLRLSELTRGQRREARLLAERVLATERARLAREMHDVVSHQVSLISVQAGGLQVSTTDPNAERTAQTIRELSVRTLQELRQMVGVLRTAGGAGLPEGAEPSGPPLAPQPRLADLPRLIEDSGLPGGEVELDPGEREWPEAVQRAAYRTVQEALTNIRKHAPGAAVRIAVTEEGAQLLVEVRNGPAGGPPDGGPALPGGGHGLVGLRERAQLLGGRLTAGPTTDHGFLVRAELPGGRDWSGRG, from the coding sequence GTGATCCAGGACCTCTGGCGCAGACTCTCGCCGACCGCCCGGCACCGCCTGGCGCTGCTCGTCCCGGTCGCCTACGCCCTGCTGGAGAGCTGGCTGCTGGACCGCGACACGGTCTGGTGGAAGAACGCGCTCAACTGCGTGGCCGCGCTCGGCCTGCTGCTGCGGCTGCGCTACCCCGTGGTCTCGATGCTGCTCGCGGTGCCCGGCACCTTCTTCACCGAGAGCTGGCTGGCCCCGATCACCGCGCTGTACTCGGTGACGGCCGCCCGCCGCCGTCCGCTGGTGCCGGTGCTCTGCGCGAGCGCCTTCGCGCTGGCCGACTACTTCACCTGGTCGGTCTCCGGGCAGAACTCCGGGATCGATCCGATCGCGCTCACCCAGACCAACGGGCTGGCCATGATGCAGTCGCTGCTGCTGGGCACCGCCCCGGTGGCGCTGGGCATGCTGGCCCGCACCCGGCGGGAGCTGACGCTGCGGCTGAGCGAGCTCACCCGCGGCCAGCGGCGCGAGGCCCGGCTGCTGGCCGAGCGGGTGCTGGCCACCGAGCGGGCCCGGCTGGCCCGCGAGATGCACGACGTGGTCTCGCACCAGGTGAGCCTGATCAGCGTGCAGGCCGGCGGACTGCAGGTGTCCACCACCGATCCGAACGCCGAACGCACCGCGCAGACCATCCGGGAACTGTCGGTACGCACCCTGCAGGAGCTGCGGCAGATGGTCGGGGTGCTGCGCACGGCCGGCGGCGCGGGCCTGCCGGAGGGCGCCGAGCCCAGCGGCCCGCCGCTCGCCCCGCAGCCCCGGCTGGCCGACCTGCCGCGGCTGATCGAGGACAGCGGCCTGCCCGGCGGCGAGGTCGAGCTGGACCCGGGCGAGCGGGAGTGGCCCGAGGCCGTGCAGCGCGCCGCCTACCGGACGGTGCAGGAGGCGCTGACCAACATCCGCAAGCACGCGCCGGGGGCCGCGGTACGGATCGCGGTCACCGAGGAGGGCGCCCAGCTGCTGGTGGAGGTGCGCAACGGACCCGCCGGCGGCCCCCCGGACGGCGGCCCGGCACTGCCCGGCGGCGGGCACGGCCTGGTCGGGCTGCGCGAGCGGGCCCAGCTGCTCGGCGGTCGGCTGACCGCGGGGCCGACCACCGACCACGGCTTCCTGGTCCGCGCCGAGCTGCCCGGCGGGCGGGACTGGAGCGGGCGCGGGTAG
- a CDS encoding response regulator transcription factor — protein sequence MTAIRVLIVDDELLVRSGLGLIVGSAPDLELVGGCSGGEAEEQVRRLRPHVVLLDVRMPDLDGISVLRRLRALPEPPAVSMLTTFDTDEYIGTALRAGAAGFLLKDTAPDQLVHAVRILAAGGSMLSPAVTRTVIGGFVEGGGPDAAALTLVRSLTGRELDVLALLGEGLANAEIADRLFLGTGTVKDHISAILSKLGAANRVQAAVIAHRAGLVRPTGQ from the coding sequence GTGACGGCGATCCGCGTGCTGATCGTGGACGACGAGCTGCTGGTCCGCTCGGGCCTGGGGCTGATCGTCGGATCGGCCCCAGACCTGGAGCTGGTCGGCGGCTGTTCGGGCGGCGAGGCCGAGGAGCAGGTGCGGCGGCTGAGGCCGCACGTGGTGCTGCTCGACGTCCGGATGCCCGACCTGGACGGCATCTCGGTGCTGCGCCGGCTACGGGCCCTGCCCGAGCCACCGGCCGTCTCGATGCTCACCACCTTCGACACCGACGAGTACATCGGCACCGCGCTGCGGGCCGGGGCGGCCGGCTTCCTGCTCAAGGACACCGCGCCCGACCAGCTGGTGCACGCGGTGCGGATCCTGGCGGCCGGCGGCAGCATGCTCTCGCCCGCGGTGACCCGCACCGTGATCGGCGGCTTCGTGGAGGGCGGCGGCCCGGACGCGGCGGCACTGACCCTGGTCCGCTCGCTGACCGGGCGCGAGCTGGACGTGCTGGCGCTGCTCGGCGAGGGCCTGGCCAACGCGGAGATCGCCGACCGGCTCTTCCTCGGCACCGGGACGGTCAAGGACCACATCAGCGCGATCCTGAGCAAGCTGGGCGCCGCGAACCGGGTGCAGGCCGCCGTGATCGCCCACCGCGCCGGACTCGTACGGCCGACCGGGCAGTGA
- a CDS encoding phosphatidylglycerol lysyltransferase domain-containing protein — protein MSTTTKQPSPAAPAAPRTGPLSRLRPIAATGTVWYLRLIALVNVLAVVVTPFRNSVRHHSEGQYFTPYLMTEGLASAVLSIFLAVAMRRRKRAAWIFNFGLGGLTFLAYLLALVFPGSDHFNKHGFNYFSTVLTGLFMLFLVVGRKEFTSKGDRSNPLTAVATFIGGLALGGVVGALLVNMNNRLSGASFWDEFRYAVGRMVTVTPTDKLLDVIDVPNWLNAFINAMGAVLFLLVLYVAFRSPRGTELLTPEDEAKLRALLDKQGERDSLGYFALRRDKAVMFSPTGKAAVTYRVVGGVSLASGDPIGDPEAWPGAIDAWLAEAREHAWAPAVMGASEEAGVIYARHGLDALELGDEAIVELDEFSLDGRAMRGVRQAYNRVKRAGYTVRIRRHEEIPEAEMVDLLNKADLWRDGQTERGFSMALGRLGDPADGRCVMLECHDVEGELRAVLSFVPWGPGGLSLDLMRRDRDTENGLIEFMVIELLEKGAAEQNLKRVSLNFAMFRSVFERGSRLGAGPVLRLWRAVLGFFSRWWQIESLYRANAKYRPIWEPRYLLFEKSSEIPRIGIASARAEGFITAPSLPSLFRRRHTRSALPGATAALPTAEGDGKG, from the coding sequence GTGTCGACCACCACCAAGCAGCCTTCGCCGGCTGCCCCGGCCGCGCCCCGCACCGGTCCGCTGTCCCGGCTGCGGCCCATCGCCGCCACCGGCACGGTCTGGTACCTGCGGCTGATCGCGCTGGTCAACGTGCTCGCGGTGGTGGTCACCCCGTTCCGCAACTCGGTGCGCCACCACAGTGAGGGTCAGTACTTCACGCCCTACCTGATGACCGAGGGCCTGGCCAGCGCGGTGCTCTCGATCTTCCTCGCGGTGGCGATGCGCCGGCGCAAGCGGGCCGCCTGGATCTTCAACTTCGGCCTGGGCGGGCTGACCTTCCTGGCGTACCTGCTGGCGCTGGTCTTCCCCGGCAGCGACCACTTCAACAAGCACGGATTCAACTACTTCTCCACCGTGCTGACCGGACTCTTCATGCTCTTCCTGGTGGTCGGGCGCAAGGAGTTCACCTCCAAGGGCGACCGCTCCAACCCGCTGACGGCGGTGGCCACCTTCATCGGCGGGCTGGCCCTGGGCGGCGTGGTCGGCGCACTGCTGGTCAACATGAACAACCGCCTGTCGGGCGCGAGCTTCTGGGACGAGTTCCGCTACGCGGTGGGCCGGATGGTCACCGTCACCCCCACCGACAAGCTGCTGGACGTGATCGACGTCCCCAACTGGCTGAACGCCTTCATCAACGCGATGGGCGCGGTGCTCTTCCTGCTGGTGCTCTACGTCGCCTTCCGCAGCCCGCGCGGCACGGAGCTGCTCACCCCCGAGGACGAGGCGAAGCTGCGCGCGCTGCTGGACAAGCAGGGCGAGCGGGACTCGCTGGGCTACTTCGCGCTGCGCCGGGACAAGGCGGTGATGTTCTCGCCGACCGGCAAGGCGGCGGTCACCTACCGGGTGGTCGGCGGGGTCTCGTTGGCCTCCGGCGACCCGATCGGCGACCCGGAGGCCTGGCCGGGCGCCATCGACGCCTGGCTGGCCGAGGCCCGCGAGCACGCCTGGGCGCCGGCCGTGATGGGCGCCTCCGAGGAGGCCGGGGTGATCTACGCCCGGCACGGGCTGGACGCCCTGGAGCTGGGGGACGAGGCGATCGTCGAGCTGGACGAGTTCTCGCTGGACGGCCGGGCGATGCGGGGCGTCCGGCAGGCCTACAACCGGGTCAAGCGGGCCGGCTACACGGTGCGCATCCGCCGGCACGAGGAGATCCCCGAGGCGGAGATGGTCGACCTGCTGAACAAGGCCGACCTGTGGCGCGACGGGCAGACCGAGCGCGGCTTCTCGATGGCGCTGGGCCGGCTCGGCGACCCGGCCGACGGGCGCTGCGTGATGCTGGAGTGCCACGACGTGGAGGGCGAGCTGCGGGCGGTGCTCAGCTTCGTGCCGTGGGGGCCGGGCGGCCTGTCGCTGGACCTGATGCGCCGCGACCGGGACACCGAGAACGGCCTGATCGAGTTCATGGTGATCGAACTTCTGGAGAAGGGGGCGGCGGAGCAGAACCTGAAGCGGGTCTCGCTGAACTTCGCGATGTTCCGCTCGGTCTTCGAGCGCGGCTCGCGGCTGGGCGCGGGGCCGGTGCTGCGCCTGTGGCGCGCGGTGCTGGGCTTCTTCTCCCGGTGGTGGCAGATCGAGTCGCTGTACCGGGCCAACGCCAAGTACCGGCCGATCTGGGAACCGCGTTACCTGCTCTTCGAGAAGAGCAGCGAGATTCCCCGGATCGGCATCGCCAGCGCCCGGGCCGAGGGCTTCATCACCGCACCGAGCCTCCCCTCGCTCTTCCGTCGTCGGCACACCCGCTCCGCCCTGCCGGGCGCGACCGCGGCGCTGCCCACGGCGGAAGGCGACGGGAAGGGGTAG
- a CDS encoding SpoIIE family protein phosphatase, translating to MADDPNSTADTSAQQPSAPGAVTAAQLVPAPPDPDQATDQQPSGVVAMVRLAAVLVDPDGRIALWNRGAEELFGHRTETVQGRTARGLLPTVPSARPGSATAHRRGDAFDTLDDQTTVGAWAGPLAVTDREERVRSVLWWAYPLVEPDGRSLLLLAADARPLRMRGPRIAIGRRLLPYAATDTNDWGAPRAEGGVFHRISAALGSTTPGSAAALAPLLPRLGATRLRGLLRRIAAAGAPALWVDAGTRLPVVPYEPLAGGVAQLAAGLGRRYPTAQQRSAAARGYAPPEAQGGSPGLRAVPEPRTADPAQQHGADPAPGRATSAGLPAPRPAAPGPAPSPGAPLTTEQRPAAVPAPATAASPSAGPAAPSEPNGAGLTVQPLADQLAPLLINGQAGEQLALLNEVGGKVGTTLDLDTTARELCQVLVPRVADFACVDLLDRLISDAELPEELPDDDTMLRRVARSFHESAGCWAHVLDEGALMAMPRSTPPGMALQRNQAVLVPVVRPELAVDYAAALGGGPSLVPVVSGRSMLVLPLSARGTVLGILKLLRLPDRAPFDEADAATLQELAARAALSLDNARLHRAESKMATTLQRSMIPTRPPRIPGVQVAHRYLPGDRRAEVGGDWFDAIQLPGSRVALVVGDVMGHGLHSAAAMGRFRTAMQTLAALDLPPGQLLRHLDNLAQKIGDDHLATCLYAVYDPINRTCELASAGHVPPVLVHPDGTGELLEIPAGAPIGVGGVPFVAKKIDVLDGSMLVMCTDGLVEVRGGDIGAGLAALCGNLIDPKRTPDEACDTVLERLHSDDRKDDVALLVARFDGVAETEVATWTLAVDRSEVRRARQLVRDQLAAWQLTALSDTTELLVSELVTNAVRVARDYVQLQLIRVDKLLVEVSDDNHNLPSLEPAESMDENGRGLNLVSKLAERWGTARKAVGKVVWFEQPLPRG from the coding sequence ATGGCGGACGACCCGAACTCCACCGCGGACACCTCCGCGCAGCAGCCCAGCGCGCCGGGCGCGGTCACGGCTGCGCAGCTCGTCCCCGCGCCGCCCGATCCCGACCAGGCCACCGACCAGCAACCCTCCGGCGTGGTGGCCATGGTGCGGCTGGCGGCCGTGCTGGTCGACCCGGACGGCCGGATCGCCCTGTGGAACCGCGGCGCCGAGGAGCTCTTCGGCCACCGCACCGAGACCGTCCAGGGCCGCACCGCGCGCGGCCTGCTGCCCACCGTCCCGAGCGCGCGGCCGGGCAGCGCCACCGCCCACCGCCGCGGCGACGCCTTCGACACCCTGGACGACCAGACCACCGTGGGCGCCTGGGCCGGCCCGCTGGCGGTCACCGACCGCGAGGAGCGGGTCCGCTCGGTCCTGTGGTGGGCCTACCCGCTGGTCGAGCCGGACGGCCGCAGCCTGCTGCTGCTGGCCGCCGACGCCCGCCCGCTGCGGATGCGCGGCCCGCGGATCGCGATCGGCCGCCGCCTGCTGCCGTACGCGGCCACCGACACCAACGACTGGGGCGCCCCGCGCGCCGAGGGCGGCGTCTTCCACCGGATCTCGGCCGCGCTCGGCTCGACCACCCCCGGCTCGGCGGCGGCACTGGCCCCGCTGCTGCCCAGGCTCGGCGCCACCCGGCTGCGCGGGCTGCTGCGCCGGATCGCCGCCGCCGGCGCACCCGCGCTCTGGGTGGACGCGGGCACCCGGCTGCCGGTCGTCCCGTACGAGCCGCTGGCCGGCGGGGTGGCCCAGCTGGCGGCCGGGCTCGGCCGCCGCTACCCGACGGCGCAGCAGCGCTCCGCCGCGGCCCGGGGGTACGCCCCGCCGGAGGCCCAGGGCGGCTCGCCGGGCCTGCGGGCGGTCCCCGAACCGCGGACGGCGGACCCCGCCCAGCAGCACGGCGCTGATCCAGCGCCCGGCCGGGCGACATCCGCCGGACTACCGGCACCGCGCCCGGCGGCCCCGGGCCCCGCACCGAGCCCGGGAGCTCCCCTGACGACCGAGCAGCGCCCCGCCGCCGTGCCCGCGCCCGCCACCGCCGCGTCCCCGTCCGCAGGCCCGGCCGCGCCGTCGGAGCCGAACGGTGCCGGGCTCACCGTCCAGCCGCTCGCCGACCAGCTCGCCCCGCTGCTGATCAACGGGCAGGCCGGCGAGCAGCTCGCCCTGCTGAACGAGGTCGGCGGCAAGGTCGGCACCACCCTGGACCTGGACACCACCGCCCGCGAGCTGTGCCAGGTCCTGGTGCCGCGGGTGGCCGACTTCGCCTGCGTGGACCTGCTGGACCGGCTGATCTCGGACGCCGAGCTGCCCGAGGAGCTGCCCGACGACGACACCATGCTGCGCCGGGTGGCCCGCAGCTTCCACGAGTCCGCCGGCTGCTGGGCGCACGTGCTGGACGAGGGCGCGCTGATGGCGATGCCGCGCAGCACCCCGCCCGGCATGGCCCTGCAGCGCAACCAGGCGGTGCTGGTCCCGGTGGTGCGACCAGAGCTGGCCGTCGACTACGCGGCCGCGCTGGGCGGCGGCCCGAGCCTGGTCCCGGTGGTCTCCGGGCGCTCGATGCTGGTGCTGCCGCTCTCCGCCCGCGGCACCGTGCTCGGCATCCTCAAGCTGCTGCGGCTGCCCGACCGGGCGCCGTTCGACGAGGCCGACGCGGCCACCCTGCAGGAGCTGGCCGCCCGCGCCGCGCTCTCGCTGGACAACGCCCGGCTGCACCGGGCCGAGTCGAAGATGGCCACCACGCTGCAGCGCTCGATGATCCCGACCCGCCCGCCGCGGATCCCCGGCGTCCAGGTCGCGCACCGCTACCTGCCCGGCGACCGGCGGGCCGAGGTCGGCGGCGACTGGTTCGACGCGATCCAGCTGCCCGGCAGCCGGGTGGCCCTGGTGGTCGGCGACGTGATGGGCCACGGCCTGCACTCGGCCGCCGCGATGGGCCGCTTCCGCACCGCCATGCAGACCCTGGCCGCCCTGGACCTGCCGCCCGGCCAGCTGCTGCGCCACCTGGACAACCTGGCCCAGAAGATCGGCGACGACCACCTGGCCACCTGCCTGTACGCGGTCTACGACCCGATCAACCGCACCTGCGAGCTGGCCAGCGCCGGCCACGTGCCGCCGGTGCTGGTCCACCCGGACGGCACCGGCGAGCTGCTGGAGATCCCGGCCGGCGCCCCGATCGGGGTGGGCGGGGTGCCGTTCGTCGCCAAGAAGATCGACGTGCTGGACGGCTCGATGCTGGTGATGTGCACCGACGGCCTGGTCGAGGTGCGCGGCGGCGACATAGGAGCAGGCCTCGCGGCGCTCTGCGGGAACCTGATCGACCCCAAGCGGACGCCGGACGAGGCCTGCGACACGGTGCTGGAACGGCTGCACTCCGACGACCGCAAGGACGACGTGGCGCTGCTGGTGGCCCGCTTCGACGGGGTGGCGGAGACCGAGGTGGCCACCTGGACCCTGGCGGTCGACCGGTCGGAGGTGCGCCGGGCCCGCCAGCTGGTCCGCGACCAGCTGGCCGCCTGGCAGCTGACCGCGCTCAGTGACACCACCGAGCTGCTGGTCAGCGAGCTGGTCACGAACGCGGTCCGGGTGGCCCGGGACTACGTCCAGCTGCAGCTGATCCGGGTGGACAAGCTGCTGGTCGAGGTCAGCGACGACAACCACAACCTGCCCTCGCTGGAGCCGGCCGAGTCGATGGACGAGAACGGCCGCGGCCTGAACCTGGTCAGCAAGCTCGCCGAGCGCTGGGGCACCGCCCGCAAGGCGGTCGGCAAGGTGGTCTGGTTCGAGCAGCCGCTGCCGCGCGGCTGA
- a CDS encoding rhodanese-like domain-containing protein, with translation MSPVRWADPERQRLEERVAATELAWLTLEVDVETLRVEIDNFALVHHERLGPLYARIDELEALIAEAVAARTGSPEDLRRAVDARRMVDELPDLDALFDSVRQAEEQAAQAVGDTDEAAGQAGAAQPPRRVRPGKEAQRLYRELARRAHPDLSTDPAEQQRRSAFIARANEAYARGDAAALEALTEEWSTAPESAPEPDAPDRGEWLLQRLEWLGARIAELATEQVRLEGTAMGSLLALAPGDPDQLLAELAEQLLAKAAAQQQELTRLLAVDNGAPVPAPRPSSVPEPSTQQESPSMFQQIPTVQVDNVPADAVLIDVREQDEWDAGHAEGALHIPMSQFTARLDEVPEAPLYVVCRVGGRSAQVVQYLVGQERQAFNVDGGMFAWAQAGRPMVSGSGEEAYVL, from the coding sequence ATGAGCCCCGTCCGCTGGGCGGACCCGGAGCGGCAGCGGCTGGAAGAGCGGGTCGCGGCCACCGAGTTGGCCTGGCTGACGCTGGAGGTCGACGTCGAGACCCTGCGGGTCGAGATCGACAACTTCGCGCTCGTCCACCACGAGCGGCTCGGCCCGCTCTACGCCCGGATCGACGAGCTGGAGGCGCTGATCGCCGAGGCCGTGGCGGCGCGCACCGGCAGCCCCGAGGACCTGCGCCGGGCCGTGGACGCGCGCCGCATGGTGGACGAACTGCCCGACCTGGACGCCCTGTTCGACAGCGTGCGGCAGGCCGAGGAGCAGGCCGCGCAGGCGGTGGGCGACACCGACGAGGCGGCTGGTCAAGCCGGCGCCGCGCAGCCGCCGCGCCGGGTGCGCCCCGGCAAGGAGGCCCAGCGGCTCTACCGCGAGCTGGCCCGCCGGGCCCACCCCGACCTGTCCACCGACCCGGCCGAGCAGCAGCGCCGCTCCGCCTTCATCGCCCGGGCCAACGAGGCCTACGCGCGCGGTGACGCGGCGGCTCTCGAGGCGCTGACCGAGGAGTGGTCGACCGCGCCGGAGTCCGCGCCCGAGCCGGACGCGCCGGACCGCGGCGAGTGGCTGCTCCAGCGGCTGGAGTGGCTGGGCGCGCGGATCGCCGAACTGGCCACCGAGCAGGTCCGGCTGGAGGGCACCGCGATGGGCTCGCTGCTGGCGCTCGCGCCGGGCGACCCGGACCAGTTGCTGGCCGAGCTGGCCGAGCAGCTGCTGGCCAAGGCCGCCGCCCAGCAGCAGGAGCTGACCCGGCTGCTGGCGGTGGACAATGGGGCACCGGTCCCGGCACCCCGGCCGTCGTCCGTACCCGAGCCGTCAACCCAGCAGGAGAGCCCGAGCATGTTCCAGCAGATCCCCACCGTCCAGGTCGACAACGTCCCCGCCGACGCGGTGCTGATCGACGTGCGCGAGCAGGACGAGTGGGACGCGGGCCACGCCGAGGGCGCGCTGCACATCCCGATGAGCCAGTTCACGGCCCGTCTCGACGAGGTGCCCGAGGCGCCGTTGTACGTGGTCTGCCGCGTCGGTGGCCGCTCGGCCCAGGTCGTGCAGTACCTGGTCGGCCAGGAGCGCCAGGCCTTCAACGTGGACGGCGGCATGTTCGCCTGGGCGCAGGCGGGGCGCCCGATGGTGAGCGGCTCGGGCGAAGAGGCTTACGTGCTGTAA
- a CDS encoding DUF5819 family protein translates to MADQEVVRSGMPGRAWSPPALAVLATGAAVLLSGTAVFLGALFLSVAPPNSLSQRYQDQVNGLVYPEFEQNWKLFAPDPLQQNISVDVRARTAVGDGGWVDLTAQDIAAVRGNPFPSHADQNLLRRAWDFYDSTHNAQDESPVGTRGRLSEEYLKRIALQRIGPTLLGAPITGIEIRSATVAVPAPPWSTQRWSTEPQYRQLPWWPVDTADHQGLS, encoded by the coding sequence ATGGCCGACCAGGAGGTGGTGCGCTCCGGCATGCCCGGGCGCGCCTGGTCGCCGCCCGCGCTCGCGGTGCTGGCGACCGGTGCGGCGGTGCTGCTGAGCGGCACGGCCGTCTTCCTCGGCGCGCTCTTCCTGAGCGTGGCGCCCCCCAACTCGCTCTCCCAGCGCTACCAGGACCAGGTCAACGGCCTCGTCTACCCGGAGTTCGAGCAGAACTGGAAGCTGTTCGCCCCCGACCCGCTGCAGCAGAACATCAGCGTCGACGTCCGGGCGCGCACCGCCGTCGGCGACGGCGGCTGGGTGGACCTGACGGCCCAGGACATCGCCGCGGTGCGCGGCAACCCGTTCCCCAGCCACGCCGACCAGAACCTGCTGCGCCGGGCCTGGGACTTCTACGACAGCACCCACAACGCGCAGGACGAGAGCCCGGTCGGCACCCGTGGCCGGCTCTCCGAGGAGTACCTCAAACGGATCGCGCTGCAGCGGATCGGCCCGACGCTGCTGGGCGCGCCGATCACCGGGATCGAGATCCGCTCCGCGACCGTGGCGGTGCCGGCGCCGCCGTGGAGCACCCAGCGCTGGTCCACCGAGCCCCAGTACCGCCAGTTGCCCTGGTGGCCGGTGGACACCGCGGACCACCAGGGGCTGTCATGA